Within the Meriones unguiculatus strain TT.TT164.6M chromosome 2, Bangor_MerUng_6.1, whole genome shotgun sequence genome, the region GTGCAGGGCGGGGCTGTTGTTCTCGCGGACAGACAGGGTGTAGGAGGATTGGGTGAAGGCGGGGGCGTTGTCGTTGATGTCGGACACCTGCACTGTTATGGTGTGCTGGGTCGTGAGCCTGGGTGAGCCCATGTCGGAGACGGTGATGGTGATGTTGTACTCGGCTCTGTTCTCTCTGTCCAGCGGGCTCTCTGTCACAAGGGTGTAGAAATTCTTGAATGTGGATTTTAAAATGAATGGCAGCTCTTCTGGAATAGAACAGACCACCTTTCCATTCTCTCCGGAATCCCTGTCTCCAACTCTGAAGATGCTGATTATGGTCTCAGGAGCATTTTCCGGGACTGAGCTGGTCAGTGAGGATATGGTCAGCTCTGGAGCGTTGTCATTCACATCCACCACCTCTATCACCACAGTGCCTTTTCCAGAAAGCCCTCCTCCATCTGTGGCCTTAATTTTCACATggtaagttttaattttttcaaagtctAACTCCCTTTTCAGTCTAATTTCTCCCGTGATTTCATTTATTGAGAAAGTTTGTTGGATTTCATCTGATGCCTGGAACAAGCCATAGGAGACTCTCCCAAAGTTGCCAGCATCTGCATCTCTTGCTGAGACAGTCAGGACTGGGGAGTCTGGGGGACTGCTCTCCAGGACCTGCACCTCATAGGGAGTGTTCACAAATTCAGGAGCATTGTCATTGATGTCCAGGATCAGGATTCGAACCATGGTTGTACCTGACCTAGGAGGAGAGCCTCCATCCACTGCTGTGAGGGTTAAGCTCAgttcttcctgctcctctctgTCCAGGACTCTGTCCTGCACCAACTCTGGGTATTTCTTTCCTTCACTATTATTTTGAGTGAGGACATGAAAATGAGAGTTGGGGCTGACTGTATATTGTTGAAGCCCGTTGCTCCCCACATCCAAATCCTGGGCTAAATTCAGTGGTAACAGAGTGCCTGGCTGGctgttttccagtatttccaaGAGCATTTCCCTATCTGAGAATTCTGGAGAATGATCGTTTATGTCCTGGATCAATAATTCTCCTTGAAAATATTGCACTGGTTTTTCAAGAGACACCTGGAAATGCAGCACACAAGGGTCCACAGAGCCACACAGCTCTTCCCGATCTAGTTTCTCCCTCAGAAGCAAATCTCCAGTCTCAGGATCCAGCAGCAACCGCTGCTTGAAATCATCAGACACCACCCTTGCAGATCTGACAGCCAG harbors:
- the LOC132652329 gene encoding protocadherin beta-4-like, with product MEKLERIHPNRQVMAFIFMMVLVQVRSEATIRYSVLEETESGSFVAHLAKDLGLGSGELAVRSARVVSDDFKQRLLLDPETGDLLLREKLDREELCGSVDPCVLHFQVSLEKPVQYFQGELLIQDINDHSPEFSDREMLLEILENSQPGTLLPLNLAQDLDVGSNGLQQYTVSPNSHFHVLTQNNSEGKKYPELVQDRVLDREEQEELSLTLTAVDGGSPPRSGTTMVRILILDINDNAPEFVNTPYEVQVLESSPPDSPVLTVSARDADAGNFGRVSYGLFQASDEIQQTFSINEITGEIRLKRELDFEKIKTYHVKIKATDGGGLSGKGTVVIEVVDVNDNAPELTISSLTSSVPENAPETIISIFRVGDRDSGENGKVVCSIPEELPFILKSTFKNFYTLVTESPLDRENRAEYNITITVSDMGSPRLTTQHTITVQVSDINDNAPAFTQSSYTLSVRENNSPALHIGTIRATDSDSGSNAHITYSLLPPHDPQLALASLISINRDNGQLFALRALDYEALKAFEFPVAAIDQGSPALSSQVVVRVLVLDDNDNAPFVLYPLQNASAPCTELLPRAAEPGYLVTKVVAVDRDSGQNAWLSFQLLKATEPGLFSVWAHNGEVRTTRLLSERDAPKHRLLLLVRDNGDPQRSASVTLHVLVVDGFSQPYLPLPEVARDPAQDDEDVLTLYLVIALASVSSLFLLSVLLFVGVRLCRRTRAAPLGVCSVPEGHVPGHLVDINGSGTLSQSYQYDLCLTGNSGTGEFKFLKPMIPNLLVQDAGGELEENLHFRDSFVFS